From the Lepidochelys kempii isolate rLepKem1 chromosome 2, rLepKem1.hap2, whole genome shotgun sequence genome, one window contains:
- the ZBTB10 gene encoding zinc finger and BTB domain-containing protein 10 isoform X1: protein MFAEMNRRTLAFRAGGLVTAAAAAAAGGGAGGGSSNNNNGGNPAEAWARQDPEQLNGRGADEEVELEGLEAEELEAAAEGKELLLLPPPQDAVSPAAASGPMFAERNRRTLAFRGGGGGLLSGPSAANNGCEAPAWPRRHFNGRGADEELELEGAEGLEPEGLLEGKDLVQDGGSLSDSSDDEEDGEGGSLGDGSGAEGGSCSSSRRSGGDGGDEAEGSSVGAGEGESIKHFPLAARPKSLLQKLHVSFQGSWLKEFPWLHYCQETGLMSCAWCTAAASAPSDISMAGGGGAGGHDELCKGTRNYKRALLLRHHLSAEHRLNEPVTAEQESEIPSELTNEGYCDYNSRPNENSYCYQLLQELNEQRKKGILCDVNIVVSGRVFRAHKNILVAGSRFFKTLYCFTNKESRNQTTVTYLDVVAVQGFSVILDFLYSGNLVLTSQNAIEVMSVASYLQMTEVVQSCRNFIKDALNISIKSEAPEAVVVDYNRRSVSRDGLPSSRDQKVASFWATRNLTNLASSIKTENDGYCIDEGQIENYQMNDCSWVQDSSPEMAENESQGEGKVFVWNDMASQGQSVQEPGKARRKNQTTKRFIYNIPPNNEENLEDCSVMQPSVPYPEDLQFIKEEPGTSNDFKYGLLPGTSNDFKYGLLPGTSNDFKYGLLPESWPKEAWENGDSSALIMNKLKCPHCNYVAKYRRTLKRHLLIHTGVRSFSCDICGKLFTRREHVKRHSLVHKKDKKYKCMVCKKIFMLAASVGIRHGSRRYGVCVDCADKSQPGGQEGVDQVQDTDFPRDEEYEENEVGEADEELVDDVEEQNDQSRWDESGEVCMPLDD, encoded by the exons aTGTTCGCGGAGATGAACCGCAGGACGCTGGCGTTCCGGGCTGGCGGCCTGGTCACCGCGGCGGCCGCAGCGGCGGCCGGCGGAGGCGCCGGGGGCGGCTCCTCGAACAATAACAACGGGGGTAACCCGGCCGAGGCCTGGGCCCGGCAAGACCCCGAGCAGCTGAATGGGCGGGGGGCTGAcgaggaagtggagctggaggggCTGGAGGCCGAGGAGCTGGAGGCCGCCGCCGAGGGGAAGGAGCTGCTGTTATTGCCCCCGCCCCAGGACGCAGTCTCCCCTGCGGCCGCCAGCGGCCCCATGTTCGCCGAGAGGAACCGCAGGACTCTGGCCTTTCGGGGGGGCGGCGGAGGGCTCCTCTCCGGCCCCTCCGCCGCTAACAATGGCTGCGAGGCCCCTGCCTGGCCGCGGAGGCACTTCAATGGGCGGGGGGCGGACGAGGAGCTGGAGTTGGAGGGTGCCGAAGGCCTGGAGCCCGAGGGCCTGCTGGAGGGCAAGGACCTGGTCCAGGACGGGGGCTCCCTGAGCGACAGCAGTGACGACGAAGAGGACGGCGAGGGGGGCAGCTTGGGCGACGGCAGCGGCGCCGAGGGCGGCAGCTGTAGCAGCAGCAGGCGGTCTGGAGGCGATGGGGGGGACGAGGCGGAGGGCAGCAGCGTGggcgcgggggagggggagagcatcAAGCATTTCCCGCTTGCGGCCAGGCCCAAGTCCCTGCTGCAGAAGCTGCACGTCTCCTTCCAGGGCTCCTGGCTCAAGGAGTTCCCATGGCTGCACTACTGCCAGGAGACCGGCCTCATGTCCTGCGCCTGGTGCACCGCCGCCGCCTCTGCCCCCAGCGACATCAGCATGGCTGGCGGAGGCGGTGCGGGGGGGCACGACGAGCTCTGCAAGGGCACCCGCAACTACAAACGAGCCCTGCTTCTCAGACACCACCTCTCCGCCGAGCACCGCCTCAACGAACCGGTCACTGCAGAGCAG GAGTCAGAAATACCGTCTGAGTTGACAAATGAGGGATACTGCGACTACAACAGTAGGCCAAATGAGAACTCTTATTGCTATCAGCTGCTGCAAGAACTAAATGAACAGAGGAAGAAAGGCATTCTTTGTGATGTCAATATTGTGGTGAGTGGGAGGGTCTTCAGAGCTCACAAGAACATCCTGGTTGCCGGCAGCCGTTTCTTTAAGACTCTGTACTGCTTTACAAACAAAGAAAGCCGTAACCAAACCACTGTTACCTATTTAGATGTTGTTGCTGTTCAAGGTTTTTCTGTCATATTGGACTTCTTATATTCTGGTAACCTTGTCCTCACAAGCCAAAATGCCATTGAAGTGATGTCAGTGGCCAGCTATCTTCAGATGACTGAGGTTGTCCAGTCCTGTCGCAATTTCATTAAAGATGCCTTAAATATAAGCATTAAATCAGAAGCTCCAGAGGCTGTAGTAGTGGATTATAACAGAAGATCTGTTAGTCGGGATGGTCTGCCTTCATCAAGGGATCAGAAAGTTGCCAGTTTCTGGGCAACACGGAATCTTACTAACTTGGCAAGTagtataaaaactgaaaatgatggTTACTGTATTGATGAAGGCCAAATTGAAAACTATCAAATGAATGATTGTAGTTGGGTCCAGGATAGCTCACCTGAAATGGCTGAAAATGAATCTCAAGGTGAAGGAAAAGTGTTTGTGTGGAATGACATGGCCTCACAGGGACAATCAGTTCAAGaaccaggaaaagcaagaaggaAAAACCAGACTACAAAGAGATTTATTTATAATATACCACCTAATAATGAAGAGAATTTAGAAGATTGCTCAGTGATGCAGCCGTCAGTTCCATATCCAGAAGATTTGCAGTTTATTAAGGAAGAACCAG GTACTTCAAATGACTTCAAGTATGGACTGTTGCCGGGTACTTCAAATGACTTCAAGTATGGACTGTTGCCGGGTACTTCAAATGACTTCAAGTATGGACTGTTGCCGGAATCTTGGCCAAAAGAAGCATGGGAAAATG gtgaTTCATCTGCTCTAATCATGAACAAACTGAAGTGTCCACACTGTAATTATGTAGCCAAATACAGAAGAACACTAAAGAGACACTTGCTCATTCATACAGGGGTGAGATCTTTTAGCTGTGACATCTGTGGGAAGCTGTTTACTCGAAGAGAGCATGTAAAAAGACATTCCTTG GTGCATAAAAAGGATAAAAAGTACAAGTGTATGGTGTGTAAGAAGATCTTCATGCTAGCAGCCAGTGTTGGAATAAGACATGGATCTCGACGCTACGGAGTGTGTGTAGACTGTGCAGATAAATCTCAACCAGGAGGGCAAGAGGGAGTTGACCAGGTGCAGGACACAGACTTCCCTAGGGATGAAGAGTATGAGGAAAATGAAGTCGGAGAAGCCGATGAAGAGTTAGTTGATGATGTAGAAGAACAGAATGACCAGTCTCGATGGGATGAATCTGGGGAAGTCTGTATGCCTTTAGATGACTGA
- the ZBTB10 gene encoding zinc finger and BTB domain-containing protein 10 isoform X2, whose product MFAEMNRRTLAFRAGGLVTAAAAAAAGGGAGGGSSNNNNGGNPAEAWARQDPEQLNGRGADEEVELEGLEAEELEAAAEGKELLLLPPPQDAVSPAAASGPMFAERNRRTLAFRGGGGGLLSGPSAANNGCEAPAWPRRHFNGRGADEELELEGAEGLEPEGLLEGKDLVQDGGSLSDSSDDEEDGEGGSLGDGSGAEGGSCSSSRRSGGDGGDEAEGSSVGAGEGESIKHFPLAARPKSLLQKLHVSFQGSWLKEFPWLHYCQETGLMSCAWCTAAASAPSDISMAGGGGAGGHDELCKGTRNYKRALLLRHHLSAEHRLNEPVTAEQESEIPSELTNEGYCDYNSRPNENSYCYQLLQELNEQRKKGILCDVNIVVSGRVFRAHKNILVAGSRFFKTLYCFTNKESRNQTTVTYLDVVAVQGFSVILDFLYSGNLVLTSQNAIEVMSVASYLQMTEVVQSCRNFIKDALNISIKSEAPEAVVVDYNRRSVSRDGLPSSRDQKVASFWATRNLTNLASSIKTENDGYCIDEGQIENYQMNDCSWVQDSSPEMAENESQGEGKVFVWNDMASQGQSVQEPGKARRKNQTTKRFIYNIPPNNEENLEDCSVMQPSVPYPEDLQFIKEEPETVWFGQCTWQRGIAGTKELPPPPFFLHPAPRNQRKVTLSLPPLQQPGMRAKILEFSSSLPLPLHPPKAKKIKTNNLGTKPVGRGRKISCLLIGI is encoded by the exons aTGTTCGCGGAGATGAACCGCAGGACGCTGGCGTTCCGGGCTGGCGGCCTGGTCACCGCGGCGGCCGCAGCGGCGGCCGGCGGAGGCGCCGGGGGCGGCTCCTCGAACAATAACAACGGGGGTAACCCGGCCGAGGCCTGGGCCCGGCAAGACCCCGAGCAGCTGAATGGGCGGGGGGCTGAcgaggaagtggagctggaggggCTGGAGGCCGAGGAGCTGGAGGCCGCCGCCGAGGGGAAGGAGCTGCTGTTATTGCCCCCGCCCCAGGACGCAGTCTCCCCTGCGGCCGCCAGCGGCCCCATGTTCGCCGAGAGGAACCGCAGGACTCTGGCCTTTCGGGGGGGCGGCGGAGGGCTCCTCTCCGGCCCCTCCGCCGCTAACAATGGCTGCGAGGCCCCTGCCTGGCCGCGGAGGCACTTCAATGGGCGGGGGGCGGACGAGGAGCTGGAGTTGGAGGGTGCCGAAGGCCTGGAGCCCGAGGGCCTGCTGGAGGGCAAGGACCTGGTCCAGGACGGGGGCTCCCTGAGCGACAGCAGTGACGACGAAGAGGACGGCGAGGGGGGCAGCTTGGGCGACGGCAGCGGCGCCGAGGGCGGCAGCTGTAGCAGCAGCAGGCGGTCTGGAGGCGATGGGGGGGACGAGGCGGAGGGCAGCAGCGTGggcgcgggggagggggagagcatcAAGCATTTCCCGCTTGCGGCCAGGCCCAAGTCCCTGCTGCAGAAGCTGCACGTCTCCTTCCAGGGCTCCTGGCTCAAGGAGTTCCCATGGCTGCACTACTGCCAGGAGACCGGCCTCATGTCCTGCGCCTGGTGCACCGCCGCCGCCTCTGCCCCCAGCGACATCAGCATGGCTGGCGGAGGCGGTGCGGGGGGGCACGACGAGCTCTGCAAGGGCACCCGCAACTACAAACGAGCCCTGCTTCTCAGACACCACCTCTCCGCCGAGCACCGCCTCAACGAACCGGTCACTGCAGAGCAG GAGTCAGAAATACCGTCTGAGTTGACAAATGAGGGATACTGCGACTACAACAGTAGGCCAAATGAGAACTCTTATTGCTATCAGCTGCTGCAAGAACTAAATGAACAGAGGAAGAAAGGCATTCTTTGTGATGTCAATATTGTGGTGAGTGGGAGGGTCTTCAGAGCTCACAAGAACATCCTGGTTGCCGGCAGCCGTTTCTTTAAGACTCTGTACTGCTTTACAAACAAAGAAAGCCGTAACCAAACCACTGTTACCTATTTAGATGTTGTTGCTGTTCAAGGTTTTTCTGTCATATTGGACTTCTTATATTCTGGTAACCTTGTCCTCACAAGCCAAAATGCCATTGAAGTGATGTCAGTGGCCAGCTATCTTCAGATGACTGAGGTTGTCCAGTCCTGTCGCAATTTCATTAAAGATGCCTTAAATATAAGCATTAAATCAGAAGCTCCAGAGGCTGTAGTAGTGGATTATAACAGAAGATCTGTTAGTCGGGATGGTCTGCCTTCATCAAGGGATCAGAAAGTTGCCAGTTTCTGGGCAACACGGAATCTTACTAACTTGGCAAGTagtataaaaactgaaaatgatggTTACTGTATTGATGAAGGCCAAATTGAAAACTATCAAATGAATGATTGTAGTTGGGTCCAGGATAGCTCACCTGAAATGGCTGAAAATGAATCTCAAGGTGAAGGAAAAGTGTTTGTGTGGAATGACATGGCCTCACAGGGACAATCAGTTCAAGaaccaggaaaagcaagaaggaAAAACCAGACTACAAAGAGATTTATTTATAATATACCACCTAATAATGAAGAGAATTTAGAAGATTGCTCAGTGATGCAGCCGTCAGTTCCATATCCAGAAGATTTGCAGTTTATTAAGGAAGAACCAG agactgtctggtttggccaatgtacatggcagaggggcattgctggcacaaaggaactccctccccccccattctttCTCCACCCAGCTCCCAGGAATCAAAGGAAAGTTACGTTGTCACTTCCTCCCCTCCAACAACCAGGCATGAGAGCTAAAATATTGGaattctcctcttctctccctcttcccctccaccccccaaaagccaaaaaaataaaaaccaataaCCTTGGAACAAagcctgtggggagagggagaaaaatttcCTGTTTACTCATTGGGATCTGA
- the LOC140906579 gene encoding uncharacterized protein: MQTATPVLPPRPAIFTKSWTQYLGVTPPPCQVTTMNTSEASAARQEEQQSGSEGAPAEEDTPESLDACSQELFSSQEEGSQSRWPVLGEGQTPEEVSDATLRSQPSMLSTAERLQRIRKKPRRSKEDMLHEVIQHSTNENKNVQEWRESERRVRQQNADCQHQSTEWLISIMERQANSIQVLVAMQAEHYRAPPPAALVPKLFPLCHHVTSKPLSPTSRFLPPPAASNTCCFTTQPGNIRPLPTALNPHHHAVQPP; this comes from the exons atgcaaacagccactccggtgctgccgcCGCGACCTgccatttttacaaagagctggacgcaatacttgggggtgaccccacctccatgccAAGTTACCACCATGAACACCTCAGAGGCCAGTGCAgcaaggcaggaggagcagcaaagcgggagcgagggtgctccggcggaggaagacaccccggaatccctagatgcatgcagccaggagctgttctcaagccaggaggaaggtagccagtcacggtggccagtgcttggggaaggacaaacaccagaggaggtttctg atgcaaccttgagatctcagccgtccatgttatcaacggccgagaggctgcaaagaataaGGAAGAagccacgtagaagcaaagaggacatgctgcatgaggTCATACAGCATTcaactaatgaaaataaaaacgtgcaggagtggcgggagagtgaaaggagggtccgccagcagaatgcggattgccagcaccaaagcacagagtggctgataagcatcatggagcgccaagcaaACTCGATCCAggtgctcgtagccatgcaggcagagcactaccgcgcccccccccccgcagcacttGTCCCAAAACTGTTTCccttgtgccaccatgtcacttccaaaccactttccccaacatccaggttcttaccgccacctgctgcctccaacacctgttgcttcaccacccagcccggAAAcatacgacccttacccactgcactcaacccccatcaccatgcagtacagCCACCCTGA